ACTgcctcttcactcttttcttgAAAAATGGGTGCATGACTCTGAGGATGCTTCTTTCCGCAAATTCAAGGAGTTCATctcctttcttgtttcttgtaATCCTGTGCCAATGCCAAAATGACCAATTGCTGTTTCACATTTGTTTCATCCCAACCTTGGCGTTAAGTATCCAATGGCCATTAAAAGCTGATTTTAACATTTCTTCACTGCCACTCATAGAACTTTTCAACTTCATCGTCAACATAAATGTCGGTGCATATCCACGTGGTATATAGGGGCTACTTTAAGTTTGGATCCTTAATTCAGTTTGAAAATAATTCCTACTACTCTTTTTGTTAATGCTAAAGAATTCTTCTACGTTATTTGCTGGATTCGTGTTAATGAACGTTCCTTCCTACCTGTAGAACCAACGCATTGTAGAAATAAGTTTCGGTTGCTCCTATTATTACCAAAGTGTCACTCACTATAAGCACATACGTCAATAACTGTATACAGACTACCATGACAACTATACCATAACCACAGGTGTCTCCCCCCCTTACAGGTACTGCCTTCCCCCTAGCATCCCCGCGCCCCCTGGCATGCCTTTGGAGGTGCTgcggaggaaggtgaaggaggcgcGGCACAGGCTCTTCCACCACGCCCGCACCGCCCCCTCCAAGACCCCACAGAAGGACAAATCCTCTGCCAGCGAGTCGAGCAGCGTGAGTGAATCCTCGGCGCCAGCAATGACCCCACGCGGGCCGGTGTGCTGCACGAGGAGGGAGGAGCCCCTGCAGAAGTACTGGGGCGGCGAGGAGGGCGGAGGGGGCGCCGGGGCAGAGGAGGAAATCGAGCTTCTGCAACAATTCCTTAACCTGCAGCACTTGGCGAGGTCCAGGAAGCACTCGGCGCAGCTCAGGAGGATTCGAGACTCGCTCCTCCTGCAGGTTCGAAGTCGCCCCAACTCCATGGTGGCCCCGCCTGACCccacgcccccccgccccccgcaggTCACCAAGAACGACCGGCAGCAGCTGAGGGACTTCCTGCTGGATATTGGTTTCGTCCAGGACTACTCCATACTCAACCGACATGGGTGGGTTTggtggtgggtctctctctctctctctctctctctctctctctctctctctctctctctctctctctctctctctctctctctctcttattctgtttctttctttctttctttctttctttgtctttctgcctttcccttctctctctctctctctctctctctctctctctctctctctctctctctctctctctctctctctctctctctctctctctctctctctctctctctctctctctctctctctctctctctctctctcaatgaaagcGTTGCATTGTATCTACTTATCACTAAAACTAATTGCACGCCATGAATCACGAGGATGTGCTGTATACGGAGAGTTACTGCACGTCCATTAGCATTATTTTATCCTGTCACGGTTAATGTGCTTATGTGTGTGCCCAGCCTGTGTGTTTATCAATGCATCGCCCACTCGTCGCAGCTTGGTAACCTAAGTAGAAATAATAGGACGTGTTATGAAGGgcaacaataacacgagggtagCGACACAGAACATGACACATTACATAACGAAACATGAGTAAACAGATGGAAGAAgtaagagagataaagggagaaaaagggaataggaatGATGAGAAAGCTACGACACAGGACACATTACAGAACGAAACATGAGTAAACAGATGAAAGGAgtaagagagataaagggagaaaaagggaatcgAAATAAGAAACCGACGACACAGAACGAAACAAGTAAACAGATGGAAGAAGTAAGAGAGATAAAGGGACACAaagggaataggaataggaaaccGACGACACATGACACATTACAGAACGAAGCATGAGTAAACAGATGGAGAGAGTAAATGAGATAAGGGGACAAGGAGGGAATAGGAATGACGAGACACCGACGGCCAGACTCCCAAGGACACTATCATGGTCTCCTTGGTAAGACCCCTTCaccgcccccccaaaaaaaaaatgtggcacGAAACctgagaaatgaaagaggagtagATAGGAGAGACAAAGGGACGGACAAGGAACAGAAAGATACAGAGATACGCACATCAAGactaaaaaaatcatatataaagCAACAGACAAGAGGAAACTGACACAGGACAAGAGAGAACaagggacagaaaagggaaggacaaacaCACGGACATCTAGGCTAAAAAACAAATGTACAGACAACACCCAGGAAAAATACAGACAtagggcgagggaaaaaagggaCAGAAAGGCAGAAAGGACACAGAGAAACTGACAGTGAGACAAAGAACAATCTGGGACATGTCTAACGGGAGATCAGGACGGCACAAGAATACTGATCAGGAACCAAGGTGACGCGAGGAGGGTGACCTAGAGGGCCGCGGTGTTTGGAGGCCGTGTGAGTGACCCCATTGGCCATTGCAGGTACGACTTGGCCACGGCGGCGCACATGGACGCCCTGGACCTGGCCGGGGCGGGCGTCACCGAGCCGCTGCACAGGATGGCCCTCAAGCACGAACTGAACCTGGTACGCGATTGACCTtgattttttttagcattttcaAGGCACAGATTTGACGCGGACTTTTAGCGGTTTCAAGGAATGTTTAAAAAGTCGACATAGCTTTGGcgttgatatttttttagcactttCAAGGCATGCTTTAAGAGTAGATGTAGATTTGATGTTGATTTTGGTAGGACGTTCGAGGTATGTTTAATTAAGGAGTAGACATCCATGGATTTGACGTTGATTTTTTTTAAGTACTTTCAAGGCGTAGATTTAACGTTGACTTTTTTTTCTGGGCAATATTAAGGTTAAAGAGTAAAAACAAATTTGACGTATCATTATACAGCGTGTAAGTGGATCTTTTCTTTGGCGCGTTCCCACAGGTGCAGCGCCCGCCACAGATACCCGAGGAGGTGCCCGAGACGGTGGACAAGTGGCTGGAGGAACTCGGGCTGACGGATTACGTGGACAACTTTCACCTGAACGGGATCTACTGCCCTTTGGCGGCGATCAACCTCAACAAGCGAGACCTCCAGCTGATGGGCGTCTACATGCAAGGCCACAGAAAGAAGATCCTCCTATCCCTTGCGGCGATAAAGGAATCACTTTTTAGGCGATAATAAGCGACGAAAATGACGTGGCGGCGTGAGTGCGCGGGACAACCTGAGAGACCaaacttaaggggctattacactggacaaattttccgtggatcttcagtcaaaccacgatttccgctagcgtggttctcatttgtttcttgttattgctgctgctgatgatggtgagtaataccgtcgtccttcgttaaaatctaccgtagctttggaagatcgtggacacgtcagaaaaccacggaaatatgagaaccacgccagcggagatcgtggtttgactgaagatccacggaaaatttgcccagtgtaattgcccctttaaacgattttttttttccccgcttTCGAGTTCTTCATATCATTAGTTGTTAGTTGACGTACGATATATGCACACTTGTAGTATAAGCGAATCCGTTCTGAATAGACTAATTATGATACCCTGACATGACGTTAATAAGTCGAAAAGGTGTAATTTGGTAGTTAGTTCTGAGCGGAGTCAAATGGGGCATAAATCATCCACTCAGAGAAGACTGACACACATTTGTCCCAACTTTAATTACGGTCATGCTTTTAAACATTTCGGTGTCCAAGTgcccacgtttgacaaggctttcgtaggagttttgggaatttccaggggtagttttatgaccctggtggttgtttgaccgTTTTTCTGCACAATGAAcctaacaaaatactcattaggacccgattgatTTCCTTTCCGGCCTGTGGATGTGAGAGGctgaagcatctgagaataccttAATAAGCTGTACCTTTAACCGTGTGTTGCTCCTGCGTGGAAACCTGAAACAAGTGACGGAAATGCATGAGGTCGTTGGGCTCGGTAATGATATACATCGTTCAAGAAGTAGTTAATCAAAGCGAGCATAACCAATGAACAAATGCAGAAGACTTGTATAAAGAGATATATGCACCGAAATCAAATGgatattttatccttttttttttcatgtctgaTGGTCTGAGGGGCGACATCTTGTTGTTAGCGCAGGCTCGGTATCTACAGGATCTCACTGAGGGAGCTGAACCattacgaagaaaaaagaaattgggTCTAGCTGGGAAATAGTAACCAGAATTTCCTGCCCGTTCAGTGTTATCTGGAGGCTGCATGGCTAAGTGCATCAATGAATACAAAGAATCTCGAGGTAAATGTGATGCAAGGGACGCAAGATGAATCATTGTTATGCTGTCACGTGGGTCGTCCTCTGCTGTGACACGATAATCACGGGGGTGTTGCGCTAGACTCCATGTGATGCAAAGGGAATCATTGTTATGCTGTCACGTGGGTCGTCCTCTGCTTTTGACATGTTAATTTCTAAGGAGTGGCGCGCTAGACTCCGtgggaaataaataatgaaaacaagttGGAGTAAAGGAGTTCTGGACAGTCATGATGGTCCACCTTAAAATGACGATTACTGTCCCGTGTGATTCCACTTTATTTGTACAGAATGCTTGTGATAACGGCCTTTGTGGCAAGTGATATTTAAGAGATGTACTATTAAATTTCAGTTGTCGAATCTTGGTATTATTTCAGAACCCAAACTTGGGCTTCCTTGCCGTCTGGTGAAGGGAACTGTGgccgagcattttttttttcgggggggcaTTAACCGAATATGGCTAATAGTTAATTGATTTTTGTTCTTAATTTTTagggttttcttttgtttgtttatttggttTCGTGGTTAAGCGGGCAGTGCTGATAGAGAGCAGAGGAGGGTGAGTGGGTAGGTGGGGGTGGTGTGGCACAGGGACCTTTATTTAGTATGACAAGCATTAAGGATCGTCAGGAAATTCTTTCTCTGCTGACCCAGGAGAATACAAATTGGACATACTTATTTATACGCAAGAAAGGTTTCCTAGTATGGGTTCAGCAAGCCTACCAAGAAACCAGCATCCTCGGGCACCCGTGTGAGGGAATACACAAGGGCGACGAGGGGAGGGCGGGGCGGCGAGGCAGGGCGGCAAGGAGCTCGAGTTACGGTGATGAAGGGAGGGTGACGGTGGGAGACAACTCAAGATCTAGAAATATGCAGTATTCATGACGGTCAGTGACTCAATATACTTCTCGTAGTACAGTATGCAACAAAGAAGGACGGCTGGTCTAGACAACTGCCCTAAGATAGATGCCTAcattagtttatttttattttttttatttacgtatgCATGAAGCTTGTCCTAAGAGCTGAGAAATTATGTGTTCGACTATATAAGTAAgtatggtggtgtgtggtgtgtgtgtgtgtgtgtgtgtgtgtgtgtgtgtgtgtgtgtacctttattATCTTATTATTGGGAGTGGTTTTATTACGGAAAATCATCTTGTattaattattgttttattttgatGTTTGTCAGGAGGGAATGTGATAATAAGATGGTGCAGTGTAACATTTTAGTTAAGCCAGGCCGAGAACAGCAATGTTTAAAGAACCAACAGAAACCATCTCGCTCATGTGgccggtaaacacacacacacacacacacacacacacacacgttgcagtGCACTTCCCTAACGGCAACGATTTGCACACGGCTGGAGCTCAAAAACAGCTGAGTTATGCGGCCACTTACGTAACAGAGTATCACATAAAAACCTTCTTCATGCAATTTACCATTAATATTAAAACCTAGAAATGCCAACCCTACGATTGCATTACCGCCAGGAAATGGAAATTgacggaaattaaaaaaaaaaaaaagtaattgttgGCTTTGATACAATTGGTGTGGTATGAACTATCTTTTTAAACCGTTTATCATCACTTAACTTTAATGTATTGGGCA
This is a stretch of genomic DNA from Eriocheir sinensis breed Jianghai 21 chromosome 10, ASM2467909v1, whole genome shotgun sequence. It encodes these proteins:
- the LOC126996568 gene encoding uncharacterized protein LOC126996568 isoform X2, which produces MRCDGPSSPKEEDRGEDSKGEKTVGGEGGEEGEGRGGNSEGSVRLEQQSEKPKTEETVGVERRKEIQLEEEDLGKRVTEKRAEDEAADTDERGETEGSNTGQCTAEEDATEGDKDTRLSKADKSTGETGRVGNPYWGVTRGGELPPSVSACFEVTPSFLARVQGRLLSLLGRANRYCLPPSIPAPPGMPLEVLRRKVKEARHRLFHHARTAPSKTPQKDKSSASESSSVSESSAPAMTPRGPVCCTRREEPLQKYWGGEEGGGGAGAEEEIELLQQFLNLQHLARSRKHSAQLRRIRDSLLLQVRSRPNSMVAPPDPTPPRPPQVTKNDRQQLRDFLLDIGFVQDYSILNRHGYDLATAAHMDALDLAGAGVTEPLHRMALKHELNLVQRPPQIPEEVPETVDKWLEELGLTDYVDNFHLNGIYCPLAAINLNKRDLQLMGVYMQGHRKKILLSLAAIKESLFRR
- the LOC126996568 gene encoding uncharacterized protein LOC126996568 isoform X4; its protein translation is MPKEEDRGEDSKGEKTVGGEGGEEGEGRGGNSEGSVRLEQQSEKPKTEETVGVERRKEIQLEEEDLGKRVTEKRAEDEAADTDERGETEGSNTGQCTAEEDATEGDKDTRLSKADKSTGETGRVGNPYWGVTRGGELPPSVSACFEVTPSFLARVQGRLLSLLGRANRYCLPPSIPAPPGMPLEVLRRKVKEARHRLFHHARTAPSKTPQKDKSSASESSSVSESSAPAMTPRGPVCCTRREEPLQKYWGGEEGGGGAGAEEEIELLQQFLNLQHLARSRKHSAQLRRIRDSLLLQVRSRPNSMVAPPDPTPPRPPQVTKNDRQQLRDFLLDIGFVQDYSILNRHGYDLATAAHMDALDLAGAGVTEPLHRMALKHELNLVQRPPQIPEEVPETVDKWLEELGLTDYVDNFHLNGIYCPLAAINLNKRDLQLMGVYMQGHRKKILLSLAAIKESLFRR
- the LOC126996568 gene encoding uncharacterized protein LOC126996568 isoform X5, which encodes MELRRPRLTTWYCLPPSIPAPPGMPLEVLRRKVKEARHRLFHHARTAPSKTPQKDKSSASESSSVSESSAPAMTPRGPVCCTRREEPLQKYWGGEEGGGGAGAEEEIELLQQFLNLQHLARSRKHSAQLRRIRDSLLLQVRSRPNSMVAPPDPTPPRPPQVTKNDRQQLRDFLLDIGFVQDYSILNRHGYDLATAAHMDALDLAGAGVTEPLHRMALKHELNLVQRPPQIPEEVPETVDKWLEELGLTDYVDNFHLNGIYCPLAAINLNKRDLQLMGVYMQGHRKKILLSLAAIKESLFRR
- the LOC126996568 gene encoding uncharacterized protein LOC126996568 isoform X3, encoding MGWTRPKEEDRGEDSKGEKTVGGEGGEEGEGRGGNSEGSVRLEQQSEKPKTEETVGVERRKEIQLEEEDLGKRVTEKRAEDEAADTDERGETEGSNTGQCTAEEDATEGDKDTRLSKADKSTGETGRVGNPYWGVTRGGELPPSVSACFEVTPSFLARVQGRLLSLLGRANRYCLPPSIPAPPGMPLEVLRRKVKEARHRLFHHARTAPSKTPQKDKSSASESSSVSESSAPAMTPRGPVCCTRREEPLQKYWGGEEGGGGAGAEEEIELLQQFLNLQHLARSRKHSAQLRRIRDSLLLQVRSRPNSMVAPPDPTPPRPPQVTKNDRQQLRDFLLDIGFVQDYSILNRHGYDLATAAHMDALDLAGAGVTEPLHRMALKHELNLVQRPPQIPEEVPETVDKWLEELGLTDYVDNFHLNGIYCPLAAINLNKRDLQLMGVYMQGHRKKILLSLAAIKESLFRR
- the LOC126996568 gene encoding uncharacterized protein LOC126996568 isoform X1, giving the protein MPRGERGDGAEEAQTNDVPKEEDRGEDSKGEKTVGGEGGEEGEGRGGNSEGSVRLEQQSEKPKTEETVGVERRKEIQLEEEDLGKRVTEKRAEDEAADTDERGETEGSNTGQCTAEEDATEGDKDTRLSKADKSTGETGRVGNPYWGVTRGGELPPSVSACFEVTPSFLARVQGRLLSLLGRANRYCLPPSIPAPPGMPLEVLRRKVKEARHRLFHHARTAPSKTPQKDKSSASESSSVSESSAPAMTPRGPVCCTRREEPLQKYWGGEEGGGGAGAEEEIELLQQFLNLQHLARSRKHSAQLRRIRDSLLLQVRSRPNSMVAPPDPTPPRPPQVTKNDRQQLRDFLLDIGFVQDYSILNRHGYDLATAAHMDALDLAGAGVTEPLHRMALKHELNLVQRPPQIPEEVPETVDKWLEELGLTDYVDNFHLNGIYCPLAAINLNKRDLQLMGVYMQGHRKKILLSLAAIKESLFRR